A genomic region of Gimesia chilikensis contains the following coding sequences:
- a CDS encoding lactate racemase domain-containing protein, whose product MSLTDTVKIELKYGQTGDFQCEIPSERVICYHQSPEPLSDVKQKMQQALNSPLELPPLNLAIVPGDKITILVDPQAPEAGVIIEAVWAYLLKCGISIEDLTILQASVDVEGGASELQNSVSDELQQQANWVVHNPESQDDLGYLGTSTGGERIYLSRHLLEADFILPIEKVGYDPLIGYAGGGSSLYPGFSSMEAIVRSRGQSHRELTPSDSRPLRQLIDEVGWMLGLQYSLQVIPAGGQQAADIIFGSLEAAFRKGKELLDRVWRVEPEYKAEMILVAIESGPAGHQWNQLGSVLETARNLVTQDGRVVLLTQIDADFGEGMQLLASCHEPLDAIKPLRDKLPLDLVAATQLALAGDWALVCLLSQADSDRVEDLFIIPLEDEAEIRRLLQTDETVTVIASAQHTYGQLKRD is encoded by the coding sequence GTGTCGCTCACGGATACTGTCAAAATTGAACTGAAATATGGTCAGACTGGGGATTTCCAATGTGAAATCCCGTCCGAAAGAGTCATCTGCTACCATCAGTCACCCGAACCATTGTCCGATGTGAAGCAGAAGATGCAGCAGGCATTAAACAGCCCGCTGGAACTCCCGCCTCTCAATCTGGCCATTGTACCGGGAGATAAAATTACCATTCTGGTTGATCCGCAGGCACCGGAAGCCGGAGTCATCATCGAAGCCGTCTGGGCGTATCTTTTAAAATGTGGAATTTCGATCGAAGATCTGACGATTCTGCAGGCCTCCGTTGATGTTGAGGGCGGGGCATCGGAACTTCAGAACTCTGTGTCAGACGAATTGCAGCAACAGGCGAACTGGGTCGTTCACAACCCTGAGTCTCAAGACGATCTCGGATATCTGGGCACGTCGACAGGAGGCGAACGTATTTACCTCTCCCGCCATCTGCTGGAAGCGGATTTCATTCTGCCGATCGAAAAAGTCGGCTACGATCCGCTCATCGGATATGCGGGGGGTGGCAGTTCGCTGTACCCCGGCTTCTCCTCGATGGAAGCAATCGTTAGAAGTCGAGGGCAGTCGCACCGTGAGCTGACTCCGTCCGACAGTCGGCCCCTGCGGCAGTTGATCGATGAAGTGGGCTGGATGCTGGGATTGCAATACAGCCTGCAGGTCATTCCCGCCGGCGGTCAACAGGCTGCGGACATTATATTTGGCAGCCTGGAAGCTGCATTTCGAAAAGGCAAGGAACTGCTCGATCGTGTCTGGCGCGTCGAACCGGAATATAAAGCCGAGATGATCCTGGTTGCTATAGAGAGTGGTCCAGCGGGGCACCAGTGGAATCAACTGGGAAGCGTCCTGGAGACCGCCCGCAATCTGGTGACTCAGGATGGTCGCGTTGTGTTACTGACTCAAATCGACGCTGACTTTGGTGAGGGCATGCAGTTGCTGGCCAGTTGTCATGAACCACTGGATGCGATCAAACCACTCCGTGACAAACTGCCGTTGGATCTGGTGGCTGCGACCCAACTGGCGCTGGCGGGTGACTGGGCGCTGGTCTGTCTGTTAAGCCAGGCGGACAGCGACCGGGTCGAGGATCTGTTTATCATCCCCCTGGAAGACGAAGCAGAGATCCGCCGCCTGCTGCAGACCGACGAGACTGTCACCGTGATCGCTTCTGCGCAGCATACCTACGGTCAACTCAAGCGGGACTGA
- a CDS encoding RNA polymerase sigma factor, whose amino-acid sequence MTEDDQLMIRIQSGDQRAFDELVEKYQGPLIGFFFRNTRDSQLSEDLSQETLLRVYNQSWDYLPQGRFRGWMYRVARNLMIDSIRRQSHDALIKAYTGKKQDEDDSLNRLASEVVSPEEKANIKELALIVDELLGTIPEDQRLTFTLHHYSELTLYEVADVMETNLATAKSRLRLAREKLREKLKLMGVTGPQQN is encoded by the coding sequence ATGACAGAAGACGATCAATTAATGATTCGAATTCAAAGTGGTGACCAGCGCGCCTTCGATGAACTGGTGGAAAAATATCAGGGCCCCCTGATTGGATTTTTTTTCCGAAACACCCGCGACTCCCAGCTCTCTGAAGACCTGTCCCAGGAAACGCTGCTGCGGGTCTACAACCAGTCGTGGGATTACCTGCCTCAGGGACGGTTCCGGGGCTGGATGTATCGAGTGGCCCGTAATCTGATGATCGACAGCATCCGCCGACAGTCCCATGATGCCCTGATCAAAGCGTATACAGGAAAAAAACAGGACGAAGATGATTCTTTGAACCGACTGGCCAGCGAGGTCGTCTCGCCGGAAGAGAAGGCAAATATCAAGGAATTAGCGTTGATTGTAGATGAACTGCTGGGAACAATTCCTGAAGACCAGCGACTGACCTTCACACTGCATCATTATTCCGAACTGACCCTGTATGAGGTCGCGGACGTCATGGAAACGAACCTGGCCACGGCCAAAAGTCGTCTGCGGCTGGCTCGCGAGAAACTGCGGGAAAAACTGAAACTGATGGGCGTCACTGGCCCGCAACAAAATTAA
- a CDS encoding PspA/IM30 family protein, with amino-acid sequence MSYFSRLTDIVTCNLTHLLENADDPIQEIEQIIAEMKEGLAGANRSVKTATSNERAIQQELEEHQQQIFQWKEAAKNALALGDEAEARNSLVRKQEIEDLKAGLEQQHRAAVATREHLTTTLHALEARLAEARRKQVELTQQAGISNAPTEEVTEAPEPESTVTPSRSEQIDSELAELKRELGQ; translated from the coding sequence ATGAGCTATTTCAGCCGGCTCACTGATATTGTGACCTGTAATCTGACTCATCTGCTGGAAAACGCAGACGATCCCATTCAGGAAATCGAGCAGATCATAGCCGAAATGAAAGAAGGCCTCGCGGGCGCTAACCGCAGCGTGAAAACTGCGACCTCCAACGAACGGGCGATTCAACAGGAACTGGAAGAACATCAGCAGCAGATCTTTCAATGGAAAGAGGCAGCCAAGAATGCCCTGGCGCTGGGTGATGAAGCGGAAGCACGCAACTCCCTGGTCCGAAAACAGGAGATCGAAGATCTCAAAGCCGGCCTGGAACAGCAGCACCGGGCAGCAGTCGCAACCCGCGAACATTTGACAACCACGCTGCACGCGCTGGAAGCCAGACTGGCCGAAGCCCGACGTAAGCAGGTGGAACTGACACAGCAGGCAGGAATCAGCAACGCTCCCACCGAGGAAGTCACTGAGGCTCCGGAACCGGAATCGACGGTCACTCCCTCCCGCTCGGAGCAGATCGACTCAGAACTGGCTGAATTAAAGCGGGAACTGGGACAATAA